A window from Culex pipiens pallens isolate TS chromosome 3, TS_CPP_V2, whole genome shotgun sequence encodes these proteins:
- the LOC128093654 gene encoding uncharacterized protein LOC128093654 has translation MINRTIAIVMFVGILQVTSATQNPTSHNRTTDLETSRQSPETPYFDAVVYPHAWSWALTALVLVVFKSFGLFVAFAMWAYWEQRIRGKPSFGRSGQLDDWMDLAVRYLADGQSEYCRKRLACEVGEYTRNFPLVGRVDLGGVWSKSEEECSGFADRSGSCSLTIGDFFLRKIGWTSDQRGVSDDIN, from the exons ATGATCAATCGAACGATCGCGATCGTGATGTTCGTTGGCATCCTCCAAGTTACATCAGCCACTCAAAATCCAACGAGTCACAACCGGACAACGGATTTGGAAACCTCTCGACAATCACCGGAAACGCCATATTTTGATGCTG TGGTCTACCCCCACGCCTGGAGTTGGGCCCTGACGGCGCTGGTTCTGGTCGTGTTCAAGAGTTTCGGCCTGTTTGTGGCGTTCGCAATGTGGGCCTACTGGGAGCAGCGGATCCGGGGCAAGCCCTCGTTTGGTCGAAGTGGCCAACTGGACGACTGGATGGACCTGGCGGTGCGATATCTGGCCGACGGACAGTCGGAATACTGCCGGAAGCGGTTGGCGTGTGAGGTGGGCGAGTACACGAGGAATTTTCCGCTGGTGGGACGGGTTGACCTGGGCGGAGTTTGGAGCAAAAGTGAAGAAGAGTGTTCGGGATTTGCTGATAGGAGTGGTTCGTGTTCGTTGACGATAGGGGATTTCTTTTTAAGGAAGATTGGGTGGACTAGTGATCAAAGAGGTGTAAGTGATGATATAAACTAG
- the LOC120430257 gene encoding phospholipid scramblase 1-like yields MSSNANHQKQSQNQQQQDSPYYHPEHDPTFDLSWDYGYDSTELRVAPPTTVTPVVYSGESPIITAQPNRQIDDGLNLRIIPETPIRSINSPFLTPFNPRSGLDFMYGLASLFIEQTYELNELLSAVSSDNRYTVRGPSNEAIYGASETSVPSDRCWGSLRPFQLSLVDRNHQEVLLFKKNLGCGLFCCFCKNQFLEIWATPGHLIGCIQQDYGLTSREIILMNGDLNTMFRIPIPLVDAIRMPKETHFRVMDRDLRTQKGTITRAWNVGSSSYTNNIYFAEPELKVELKALYLGAAFLLEYIYFQSKCC; encoded by the exons ATGTCGTCCAACGCGAATCATCAAAAGCAGAGCCAGAATCAACAGCAGCAGGATTCCCCTTACTACCATCCGGAACACGATCCCACGTTCGACCTGAGCTGGGACTACGGCTACGACAGCACGGAACTCCGGGTTGCCCCACCGACCACGGTCACGCCAGTTG TGTATTCCGGAGAGAGTCCGATCATTACGGCTCAGCCAAATCGGCAAATTGATGATGGAT TAAACTTACGGATCATCCCCGAGACTCCGATCCGATCGATCAACAGTCCCTTCCTAACTCCGTTCAACCCTAGATCAGGTCTGGATTTCATGTACGGCCTAGCGTCACTATTCATCGAGCAGACCTACGAGCTCAATGAAC TGCTATCAGCTGTTTCGTCGGACAATCGCTACACCGTTCGTGGTCCGTCCAACGAAGCCATCTACGGTGCATCGGAGACATCGGTTCCGAGCGATCGCTGCTGGGGCTCGCTACGACCATTCCAACTCTCCCTAGTAGATCGCAACCACCAGGAAGTTCTGCTGTTCAAGAAGAACCTCGGCTGTGGGCTGTTCTGTTGCTTCTGCAAGAATCAATTCCTGGAGATTTGGGCCACCCCAGGGCACCTGATCGGGTGTATCCAGCAGGACTACGGACTCACTTCGCGGGAGATTATCCTCATGAACGGAGACTTGAACACGATGTTCCGCATTCCGATACCGCTGGTGGACGCCATTCGGATGCCCAAGGAGACGCACTTTCGGGTGATGGACCGGGATTTGAGGACACAGAAGGGAACCATCACGAGGGCGTGGAACGTGGGTAGTTCTTCGTACACGAACAATATCTACTTTGCGGAACCGGAGCTGAAGGTGGAGCTGAAAGCTTTGTATTTGGGGGCGGCGTTCTTGTTG GAATACATTTACTTTCAATCGAAATGCTGTTGA
- the LOC120430258 gene encoding neurofilament medium polypeptide isoform X4 gives MALLIYGSLALCVGAVLASQHSPYSLQSAVDALHRREAQLALRDEVTGEPLDEEGYWMEPSDDPQLPSFRPNRQRLNKLLANYLRRDEDPDEGPYDPYELEARKRSMFRERDALADLPSYPSTVFREREMEKPYRPDLSADFLKEIDRQANLEREEKYLDQLRDLWDKYQQQENEIEQELFDEERAAAAVGEEPNPFYEKRQGYPTVSQSEAAAMYYGPPMEERKRQMPMLPWLPASRKKRFPVAKRSPKPESTASGTDEKVAKDLQALFGAPEEKKKRSSDQPEVEKQQEKQNDTKTHEKRDASGEEHEEHSSEEHEDEEHDHEHDHEHDHDHDHEHDESSEEHEGEDDDKKKRSVKKRSNLEVVKEDQILPGDIGEFKAKKSIQWNKYFGMDRRKKSGRDSGVYPLSFYKNYDEDRKKKNSLNRDKLDNMDRKLKTIEDLILDQTVKYTGDHEGGLIEPVELQKLKDKVVSRLATAYSIEKMRRTLDKLKDSVGDELDPRNNEIDTEKRDDKKEKAKRVAIKKEKAEHSLEPSAKTAQEEVENDLEELDEDKKKKKKKRVTKRFQDMYPKGLPDFEDELGAGHYAPIGEGYGQSLAVETNECPLLDALERRCRGVDVLSGDIYQDLLPACGAHQLCYLCGTSQTDCDFQYLLEADTLCEKQASCQTAARSALTILRGFPGPQLGPRECAKNPCLYRAMVEVGVSGL, from the exons ATGGCCCTATTGATCTACGGCTCATTGGCGTTATGCGTAGGTGCGGTTTTGGCCTCGCAACACTCCCCCTACTCCCTGCAG TCCGCCGTGGATGCCCTCCATAGGCGCGAGGCTCAGCTGGCATTGCGTGACGAGGTCACCGGAGAACCTCTCGATGAGGAAGGTTACTGGATGGAGC CATCGGACGATCCGCAGCTGCCCTCGTTCCGACCGAACCGACAGCGACTAAACAAGCTTCTGGCCAACTATCTGCGCCGGGACGAGGACCCCGACGAGGGACCGTACGATCCGTACGAGTTGGAAGCTCGCAAGCGGTCCATGTTCCGCGAGCGGGATG CCCTTGCCGATCTGCCCTCCTACCCGTCGACCGTGTTCAGAGAGCGTGAAATGGAGAAGCCATACCGTCCGGACCTGTCCGCGGACTTCTTGAAGGAAATCGACCGCCAGGCGAATCTCGAGCGCGAGGAGAAGTACTTGGACCAGCTGCGTGACCTCTGGGACAAGTACCAGCAGCAGGAAAACGAAATCGAACAGGAGCTGTTCGACGAAGAACGTGCCGCAGCCGCTGTCGGAGAGGAACCGAACCCGTTCTACGAGAAACGCCAGGGCTATCCAACGGTGTCGCAGTCCGAAGCGGCCGCCATGTACTACGGACCTCCGATGGAGGAACGGAAGCGCCAGATGCCGATGCTTCCGTGGCTTCCGGCATCCCGGAAGAAGCGCTTCCCGGTAGCCAAGCGATCCCCAAAGCCGGAATCAACCGCTTCCGGAACGGACGAAAAGGTAGCGAAGGATCTGCAGGCACTGTTCGGTGCACCCGAGGAGAAGAAGAAGCGATCGAGCGATCAACCTGAAGTTGAAAAGCAACAGGAGAAGCAGAACGATACAAAGACACACGAGAAGCGCGATGCTAGTGGAGAGGAACACGAGGAGCACAGCTCGGAAGAACACGAGGACGAGGAGCATGATCACGAACATGATCACGAACACGATCACGATCATGACCACGAGCACGATGAATCCAGCGAGGAGCACGAAGGAGAAGACGACGACAAAAAGAAGCGATCGGTGAAGAAGCGCTCGAACCTGGAGGTAGTGAAGGAAGATCAGATCCTACCCGGTGACATCGGCGAGTTCAAGGCGAAGAAGTCGATCCAGTGGAACAAGTACTTCGGAATGGATCGCAGGAAGAAGAGCGGTCGCGATAGCGGAGTGTACCCGCTGAGCTTCTACAAGAACTACGACGAGGATCGCAAGAAGAAGAACAGCCTGAACCGTGACAAGCTGGACAACATGGACCGCAAGCTGAAGACGATCGAAGATCTGATCCTGGACCAGACCGTCAAGTACACCGGCGATCACGAGGGCGGACTCATCGAGCCGGTCGAGCTGCAGAAGCTAAAGGACAAGGTCGTATCACGACTGGCTACGGCGTACAGCATCGAAAAGATGCGTCGCACGCTGGACAAGTTGAAGGACTCCGTAGGAGACGAGCTGGACCCTCGGAACAACGAAATCGACACCGAGAAGCGCGACGACAAGAAGGAAAAGGCGAAGCGGGTGGCGATCAAGAAGGAAAAGGCCGA ACACTCACTGGAACCGAGCGCCAAAACAGCGCAGGAAGAGGTGGAGAACGACCTGGAGGAGCTGGACGAGgacaagaagaaaaagaagaagaagcgggTGACCAAGCGCTTCCAGGACATGTACCCGAAGGGACTGCCGGACTTTGAGGACGAGCTGGGCGCGGGTCATTACGCACCTATCGGTGAGGGCTACGGACAAAGCTTGGCTGTCG AAACTAACGAATGCCCCCTACTGGACGCTTTGGAGCGTAGATGTCGTGGAGTCGATGTCCTGTCCGGTGACATCTACCAGGATCTGCTTCCAGCCTGCGGCGCTCACCAGCTGTGTTACCTTTGC GGCACTTCCCAGACGGACTGTGACTTCCAGTACCTGCTGGAGGCGGACACTCTGTGCGAGAAGCAGGCCAGCTGCCAGACGGCGGCCCGTTCGGCGCTGACGATCCTCCGCGGGTTTCCGGGACCGCAGCTGGGACCGCGCGAGTGCGCCAAGAATCCGTGCCTGTACCGGGCGATGGTCGAAGTAGGCGTTAGCGGATTGTAA
- the LOC120430258 gene encoding neurofilament medium polypeptide isoform X2: MALLIYGSLALCVGAVLASQHSPYSLQSAVDALHRREAQLALRDEVTGEPLDEEGYWMEPSDDPQLPSFRPNRQRLNKLLANYLRRDEDPDEGPYDPYELEARKRSMFRERDALADLPSYPSTVFREREMEKPYRPDLSADFLKEIDRQANLEREEKYLDQLRDLWDKYQQQENEIEQELFDEERAAAAVGEEPNPFYEKRQGYPTVSQSEAAAMYYGPPMEERKRQMPMLPWLPASRKKRFPVAKRSPKPESTASGTDEKVAKDLQALFGAPEEKKKRSSDQPEVEKQQEKQNDTKTHEKRDASGEEHEEHSSEEHEDEEHDHEHDHEHDHDHDHEHDESSEEHEGEDDDKKKRSVKKRSNLEVVKEDQILPGDIGEFKAKKSIQWNKYFGMDRRKKSGRDSGVYPLSFYKNYDEDRKKKNSLNRDKLDNMDRKLKTIEDLILDQTVKYTGDHEGGLIEPVELQKLKDKVVSRLATAYSIEKMRRTLDKLKDSVGDELDPRNNEIDTEKRDDKKEKAKRVAIKKEKAEFDHSQHSLEPSAKTAQEEVENDLEELDEDKKKKKKKRVTKRFQDMYPKGLPDFEDELGAGHYAPIGEGYGQSLAVETNECPLLDALERRCRGVDVLSGDIYQDLLPACGAHQLCYLCGTSQTDCDFQYLLEADTLCEKQASCQTAARSALTILRGFPGPQLGPRECAKNPCLYRAMVEVGVSGL, translated from the exons ATGGCCCTATTGATCTACGGCTCATTGGCGTTATGCGTAGGTGCGGTTTTGGCCTCGCAACACTCCCCCTACTCCCTGCAG TCCGCCGTGGATGCCCTCCATAGGCGCGAGGCTCAGCTGGCATTGCGTGACGAGGTCACCGGAGAACCTCTCGATGAGGAAGGTTACTGGATGGAGC CATCGGACGATCCGCAGCTGCCCTCGTTCCGACCGAACCGACAGCGACTAAACAAGCTTCTGGCCAACTATCTGCGCCGGGACGAGGACCCCGACGAGGGACCGTACGATCCGTACGAGTTGGAAGCTCGCAAGCGGTCCATGTTCCGCGAGCGGGATG CCCTTGCCGATCTGCCCTCCTACCCGTCGACCGTGTTCAGAGAGCGTGAAATGGAGAAGCCATACCGTCCGGACCTGTCCGCGGACTTCTTGAAGGAAATCGACCGCCAGGCGAATCTCGAGCGCGAGGAGAAGTACTTGGACCAGCTGCGTGACCTCTGGGACAAGTACCAGCAGCAGGAAAACGAAATCGAACAGGAGCTGTTCGACGAAGAACGTGCCGCAGCCGCTGTCGGAGAGGAACCGAACCCGTTCTACGAGAAACGCCAGGGCTATCCAACGGTGTCGCAGTCCGAAGCGGCCGCCATGTACTACGGACCTCCGATGGAGGAACGGAAGCGCCAGATGCCGATGCTTCCGTGGCTTCCGGCATCCCGGAAGAAGCGCTTCCCGGTAGCCAAGCGATCCCCAAAGCCGGAATCAACCGCTTCCGGAACGGACGAAAAGGTAGCGAAGGATCTGCAGGCACTGTTCGGTGCACCCGAGGAGAAGAAGAAGCGATCGAGCGATCAACCTGAAGTTGAAAAGCAACAGGAGAAGCAGAACGATACAAAGACACACGAGAAGCGCGATGCTAGTGGAGAGGAACACGAGGAGCACAGCTCGGAAGAACACGAGGACGAGGAGCATGATCACGAACATGATCACGAACACGATCACGATCATGACCACGAGCACGATGAATCCAGCGAGGAGCACGAAGGAGAAGACGACGACAAAAAGAAGCGATCGGTGAAGAAGCGCTCGAACCTGGAGGTAGTGAAGGAAGATCAGATCCTACCCGGTGACATCGGCGAGTTCAAGGCGAAGAAGTCGATCCAGTGGAACAAGTACTTCGGAATGGATCGCAGGAAGAAGAGCGGTCGCGATAGCGGAGTGTACCCGCTGAGCTTCTACAAGAACTACGACGAGGATCGCAAGAAGAAGAACAGCCTGAACCGTGACAAGCTGGACAACATGGACCGCAAGCTGAAGACGATCGAAGATCTGATCCTGGACCAGACCGTCAAGTACACCGGCGATCACGAGGGCGGACTCATCGAGCCGGTCGAGCTGCAGAAGCTAAAGGACAAGGTCGTATCACGACTGGCTACGGCGTACAGCATCGAAAAGATGCGTCGCACGCTGGACAAGTTGAAGGACTCCGTAGGAGACGAGCTGGACCCTCGGAACAACGAAATCGACACCGAGAAGCGCGACGACAAGAAGGAAAAGGCGAAGCGGGTGGCGATCAAGAAGGAAAAGGCCGAGTTCGATCACAGCCA ACACTCACTGGAACCGAGCGCCAAAACAGCGCAGGAAGAGGTGGAGAACGACCTGGAGGAGCTGGACGAGgacaagaagaaaaagaagaagaagcgggTGACCAAGCGCTTCCAGGACATGTACCCGAAGGGACTGCCGGACTTTGAGGACGAGCTGGGCGCGGGTCATTACGCACCTATCGGTGAGGGCTACGGACAAAGCTTGGCTGTCG AAACTAACGAATGCCCCCTACTGGACGCTTTGGAGCGTAGATGTCGTGGAGTCGATGTCCTGTCCGGTGACATCTACCAGGATCTGCTTCCAGCCTGCGGCGCTCACCAGCTGTGTTACCTTTGC GGCACTTCCCAGACGGACTGTGACTTCCAGTACCTGCTGGAGGCGGACACTCTGTGCGAGAAGCAGGCCAGCTGCCAGACGGCGGCCCGTTCGGCGCTGACGATCCTCCGCGGGTTTCCGGGACCGCAGCTGGGACCGCGCGAGTGCGCCAAGAATCCGTGCCTGTACCGGGCGATGGTCGAAGTAGGCGTTAGCGGATTGTAA